GCAAGGCGTTGTTGGCATAGTCGAAGGGACTGTCGAGCAACTCGACACGCGGCTCGTCCAGCCCCATGCGCTCGATGAAATGCTTCACGTTCCTGCCGACCGACAGGGTCGCGGACGTGAATATCCAGGCCGTCGGGCGTGCATAGACCTGCTGCTGCAATTGTTCGGCCGGATCGACCGGTGTGGCGTGCAGGATGAAGTGCCGGCGTGTCAGCTCGGCCCAGCGAATCATGCCCGGTGCATCGGCTGCATCGAGCTGGTCGAGGCGTGCCTGTGCCAGTTCGGCTCGCTCGTGGCAGTTCTCCAGGCCTCGCGACTCTGCGGCCAGCGTTGCCGTCACTTCGCGAAACTCCGCCAGCGCGGTCTGCAATGCTTCCAGTGCTGCCTCGACGCCCTGTCGAGACCGACCTTCGCGCCAGGAAAACCGACCGATGTCCTCGCCAAGTCGCAGCTTCAGGTCGCTGGCACGGAATTCCAGCTGTCGTGCCCGGTCGCCAAGCTGGTTGGTATCACTCGCGACCTTCAAGGCCTCCGCCAGGGTATCGCGTGCCAGGCCGACCAGCTGGCGACTGGACACGGCACTGCCGAAATAATTCGACGCCAGCTCCGGCAACTGGTGCGCCTCGTCGATGATGACGGCATCGGCACCGGGCAGGAGCTCCCCGAAACCTTCTTCCTTCAGGACCATGTCGGCCAGCAGCAAATGGTGATTCACCACCACGACATCCGCTTCCTGGGCACGCCGGCGCGCCTTCACGACAAAACAGTCGTTGTAGAGGGGGCATTCACTGCCAAGGCAGTTTTCACTGGTCGACGTGATTCGCGGGCGGAGCGGAGAATCCTCGGCCAGCTCCACCAGCTCGGCGAGATCTCCACTGCCGGTTTCGTTGCCGAAGCGTGCAACGCGTTCCAGCTGCGACATGTCGCGGCGCGAAGACACCGAGGCTTCCTCGCGCGCGATGTCGAGTCGATGCAGGCACAGGTAATTGGCACGACCTTTCAGCAGGGCCACGTCGACAGGACGACCAGTGGCCGCTTGGACCGCCGGCAGGTCGCGATGGTAAAGCTGGTCCTGCAGGTGCCGGGTACCGGTGGAAATGATGACCTGCTTGCCGGACAACAGCGCTGGCACCAGGTAGGCAAAGGTCTTGCCGACACCTGTCCCCGCTTCCGCCACGAGCACCTGTGATTCGTCGATGGCAGCCGCCACGGCACCCGCCAGCACCCGCTGTTGCTCCCGGGCGCGGAAGCCCTCGATGCAACGTTCGAGCTCGCCACCGGTCGCGAACCAGCTGTCCATTGCAGCGGACACCGGCGCCTGCTCCGACATTCCGGCCGGTTGTGACTTGTCAGGGGACACGTTCATCAGTCGCGCAGGCGTGCGGCCTCCTGCCTGGCTAGCTCGGCCTCCTGCTGGTTGCCGATCCGGGTTTCTGCCGCTGCAATGAGATCCCAGGCCTCGGCCTGCATCTCCTCGTTGCCTGCCGCATGAACGTAAGCCAGTCGGGCAAACTCCTTCGCCTGGAAGGGATCATCCTGTTCCAGCCGCAGCCAGCCGAGGCGCAAGCGTATGCGCGGATCGCGTGGTGCTATCCGCAGGGCACGCTCGACAGCTGACGACGCGAGATCGGGATTGCCCGCCTGTTGCTGGCGGTTGGCCTCTTCCAGCAAGGCAATGACCGCCGGGTTCTGTGGCCGTTCGGCCAGGTCGGCACTGCCACCCTGGTAGAAATCGTCACTGCCCTGGCCGTCGTCGACCGGCGGGCTGCTGGCACAGCCAGCCAGTGCAATCACCAGCAGCAACAGGCCACCACGCAATCCAGACAACATCACTGGAACACGCTCTTCATCTTGTCGACGAGATTGCCGCCACAGGCCGGTTCGTTGTCAGGCGCAGAACCCTCGACGAAGGGCAGGCGCCTGGCCGTATTGCACCCTTCGGAGGCGCGTTGCCAGGAACGCATGTCGACCAGCACTTCTTCGACATTGTCGGGCTTGACCGGGCGATACGACTCGGCGGCAATGTTGCGCATCAAACGAATCCAGACCGGCAAGGCACCACTGGCACCGGTCAGGTTGGACGGTTCGTTGTCATCGCGGCCCACCCAGACCACGCTGAGCTGATCGCCCGAATAACCCGCAAACCAGCTGTCGCGGTAGTCGTTGGTGGTGCCGGTCTTGCCAGCAACGCCGAACGGCAGTTGCGCAGCGCTGCGGGCCGTTCCTTCGCGTGTCACCCATTGCAAGGCCCGATTGACCACGTAGGTCGCCGCCATGTCGGTGGATTCCTTGACCTCGAGATCGTAGCGCGTCAGGGGCTGGCCGTCCGGACCGATGACCTCGCGAATGGCACGCAACGGCGTGCGGAAACCACCAACGGCCAGCGTGTTGTAGATCTGCGCCACTTCCATCGGGGTCATGGTTACGGCACCCAGCAGCAAGGAGGGATAAGCCGTCGGTCGCCTTCCGAAGCCCAGCAGCTGGAGGTTGCGTATCACCTCTTCGACGCCGACCCCGAGGCCGACCTTGACCGTCGGGATGTTGTAGGAATTGACCAGTGCCGAGTAGATGGGAACCGTGCCATGGTACTCGCCCTTGTAATTCTCGGGCTTCCAGACCTTGCCATCCGGCAACTCGACTTCCAGCGGCTGGTCCTCCACCAGTGTTGCCAGCGAGAAACGATTCGGCTGGTTGAACGCCGACAGGTAGACCACCGGTTTCATCAACGAGCCGATCGGACGAACCGCCGACAGGGCACGATTGAAACCTGCAAAGCGCGCATCGCGACCTCCAACCACGGCCCTGACTTCCGCACCATCGAGACCGGTAACCACCACTGCACCCTCGAGGCTCCCTGCCGGCAGGCCACGTGAACGCTCGATGCTGGTCAACTGACCATCAAGCGCCTGTTCGGCCTCGAGCTGGATGTCGGGATCGAGGGTGGAGAAGATCTTCAAGCCGGCACGAGTGAGTTCGCCTTCGTTATAAAGCGCGGCCAGCTGTTCCTTCACCAGGTCCATGAATGCCGGGTAGTAACTGGTACCAGCCGGGGCATCCTGGGTGACACCCAGTGGCTTCTCCCGGGCGGCACGCGCAGCGGCATCCTCGAGAACGCCCTGGTCGACGGCAATATCCAGCACCTGGTTGCGCCGTTCGCGGGCGCGCTCGGCGTTGCGACGCGGATCATAAGCGGCCGGCCCGCGAATCATGCCGACCAACAGGGCCATCTGGTGAGGCTCCAGTTCCTGGATGGGTCGCTGAAACCAGAAATGGCTTGCCAGGCCGAAGCCATGGATCGCCCGCTGGCCATCCTGGCCGAGATAGACCTCGTTCAGGTAGGCCGACAGAATGTCCTTCTTCGAATGGAACATTTCGATCGCAAAGGCCATCACGGCTTCGTTTGCCTTGCGCACGAAGCTACGTTCCGGTGTCAGGTAGAAATTCTTCACCAGCTGCTGGGTAATGGTGCTGCCGCCCTGGTCGATCTGCCCTGCCTCGATGTTCACCGCGGCAGCACGCAGCACCGACTTCGGATCCACCCCTGCGTGTTCGTAGTAGCGACGATCCTCGACCGCGAGCAGCATGTCGACGAGCAACTGGGGCACTTCGTCGACACTGGTGACGATGCGATCCTCGCCACTGGCCGGGAAGATGTTGCCGATCAGAGGGGGGTCCAGGCGCAACAGGACGACCTGGTCGTTCCGCCCCGTATCCTTAATGCTGGCAAGCCGGTCACCGGAAAACTGCAGGCTGACCTCGCGGCTGTCCTGGGTGCCATCCCAGAAGACGAAACCGCGGGTGACCAGGCGCAGGCCGTTACTGAAGGTGGAATAGCTGCCTTCGCGATCCGGAACCTCGACCTGACGGTAGCCCAGGCGTTCCAGTTCACGAATGACCGCAGCACGGGAAATCTGCTGATCCGGGTAGAGTTCCAGCGCACGGGCGTATACACGTGCAGGCTGGTCCCAGCGATGCGCAGCGAAGGCTTCCTTGGCGCTGTAACCGAGCCAGCCAGCCCAGCCGAGTCCGGCCAGCAAAAGCACGACCACCAGGAACAGGATGAAGCCCTTCCAGCCACTGCCCCGCTTTTTCCTTGGCTTGCCCTTGTTGCGCATGGCCTCAAGCTTGCGAATGGTCTCATCGCTGCGGCGCTTGAGCACTTCCTGCACTGTCCGCTCACCCATGTCTCCCCTCCTGGGCAAATATTCAGCTATTACAATAGTTTAGTCGACATTATTCGACAAATTCCGGGACACGGATCACGCCCCCCGCGTCAGTCTGCAAGAGTACACCAGCGCGCCATGGAAAATGGCCTCCGGGGGTCCGATTTCTCGATTGGGGCAGGTATAATGGCGCGCTTCGCAGCCGCTGGCGACCATTGCCTGCGGCTTCCGGTATGAAATTGGCCGACTTCCGGCCGGAACTAGGGGTTGAAATGACTACGAAGAATGCCGAGCTCGCCGCCTGGGTGGAGAGTATTGCCCAGCTGACCAAGCCCGACACGATCCGCTGGTGCAATGGCTCGGAGGCCGAGTACCAGGAGCTGATCGAGCAGATGCTGGCCGACGGTACCCTCGAGACGCTCAACGAGGAAACCTACCCGAACTGCTACCTGCATCGTTCCGACCCCAACGACGTGGCTCGCGTCGAGCACCTGACCTTTGTGTGCACCAGCGAGCAGGAAGATGCCGGCCCGAACAACCACTGGATGGCACCCAGCGAGGCGCACGACAAGATCGATGCCTTGTTCGACGGCTGCATGCAGGGTCGCACCATGTACGTCATCCCCTACTGCATGGGTCCGATCGATTCACCCTATGCCCGCTGCGGCGTGGAGATCACCGACAGCCCTTACGTGGTCGTCAACATGCACCTGATGACACGTGCCGGTGACAAGGCCCTTGCCCGCATCGAGAAGGACGGCAGCTTCGTCAAGGGTCTGCACTCCACCGGCGACCTGGATCCGGAAAAGCGCTTCATCATGCACTTCCCGGAAGAGCTGACCATCAAGTCGATCGGCTCCGGCTACGGTGGCAATGCCCTGCTCGGCAAGAAATGCCATGCCCTGCGCATCGCCTCCTACCAGGCGCGACAGGAAGGCTGGCTGGCCGAGCACATGCTGATCGTCGGCCTGGAAAGCCCCGAGGGCGAAAAGAAGTACGTGGCTGCTGCATTCCCGTCGGCCTGCGGCAAGACCAACCTCGCCATGCTGATTCCGCCGGAGTCTCACAAGGGCTGGAAGATCTGGACGGTTGGCGACGACATCGCCTGGCTGCACTTCG
Above is a genomic segment from Gammaproteobacteria bacterium containing:
- a CDS encoding ATP-dependent DNA helicase: MSAAMDSWFATGGELERCIEGFRAREQQRVLAGAVAAAIDESQVLVAEAGTGVGKTFAYLVPALLSGKQVIISTGTRHLQDQLYHRDLPAVQAATGRPVDVALLKGRANYLCLHRLDIAREEASVSSRRDMSQLERVARFGNETGSGDLAELVELAEDSPLRPRITSTSENCLGSECPLYNDCFVVKARRRAQEADVVVVNHHLLLADMVLKEEGFGELLPGADAVIIDEAHQLPELASNYFGSAVSSRQLVGLARDTLAEALKVASDTNQLGDRARQLEFRASDLKLRLGEDIGRFSWREGRSRQGVEAALEALQTALAEFREVTATLAAESRGLENCHERAELAQARLDQLDAADAPGMIRWAELTRRHFILHATPVDPAEQLQQQVYARPTAWIFTSATLSVGRNVKHFIERMGLDEPRVELLDSPFDYANNALLFVPQGLPAPSDPGFTRAVARQALPLIRASRGRAFVLFTSHRALREAAGLLQDHIDYPLLVQGDMPKAHLLERFRQAGDAVLLGTGSFWEGVDVRGAALSLVIIDKLPFAMPGDPVLQARLDAVRARGGNPFMDYQVPQAVIGLKQGFGRLIRDVTDTGVMVICDNRLYGKSYGKVFLDSLPDISITRDASTTLRFLNELS
- the mrcB gene encoding penicillin-binding protein 1B, with amino-acid sequence MGERTVQEVLKRRSDETIRKLEAMRNKGKPRKKRGSGWKGFILFLVVVLLLAGLGWAGWLGYSAKEAFAAHRWDQPARVYARALELYPDQQISRAAVIRELERLGYRQVEVPDREGSYSTFSNGLRLVTRGFVFWDGTQDSREVSLQFSGDRLASIKDTGRNDQVVLLRLDPPLIGNIFPASGEDRIVTSVDEVPQLLVDMLLAVEDRRYYEHAGVDPKSVLRAAAVNIEAGQIDQGGSTITQQLVKNFYLTPERSFVRKANEAVMAFAIEMFHSKKDILSAYLNEVYLGQDGQRAIHGFGLASHFWFQRPIQELEPHQMALLVGMIRGPAAYDPRRNAERARERRNQVLDIAVDQGVLEDAAARAAREKPLGVTQDAPAGTSYYPAFMDLVKEQLAALYNEGELTRAGLKIFSTLDPDIQLEAEQALDGQLTSIERSRGLPAGSLEGAVVVTGLDGAEVRAVVGGRDARFAGFNRALSAVRPIGSLMKPVVYLSAFNQPNRFSLATLVEDQPLEVELPDGKVWKPENYKGEYHGTVPIYSALVNSYNIPTVKVGLGVGVEEVIRNLQLLGFGRRPTAYPSLLLGAVTMTPMEVAQIYNTLAVGGFRTPLRAIREVIGPDGQPLTRYDLEVKESTDMAATYVVNRALQWVTREGTARSAAQLPFGVAGKTGTTNDYRDSWFAGYSGDQLSVVWVGRDDNEPSNLTGASGALPVWIRLMRNIAAESYRPVKPDNVEEVLVDMRSWQRASEGCNTARRLPFVEGSAPDNEPACGGNLVDKMKSVFQ